A single Vigna radiata var. radiata cultivar VC1973A chromosome 8, Vradiata_ver6, whole genome shotgun sequence DNA region contains:
- the LOC106769894 gene encoding protein KINESIN LIGHT CHAIN-RELATED 2, translated as MRKLWHSLSLLARRRSISSFSKSYSCDAPFNRCTKTHELLIQPNKFVTTPFRTMGTLVQKTSPIPSRQRKIMKNSQLEETFESAETTEEMLKAFGNMEEVFDERELGLASLKIGLKLEHEGEDPEKALSFANRALKALDKDNSNPSLPVAMCLQLLGSVNFRLKRFSDSLGYLNRANRVLGRLQNEGLGVDDVRPVLHAVQLELANVKNAMGRREEALENLRKCLEIKEMTFEKDSGELGKANRDLAEAYVAVLNFKEALPYCLKALDIHEKVLGQNSVEVAHDRKLLGIVYSGLEEHEKALEQNVLAQRILKNWNLNADLLRAEIDAANMMIALGRYDEAVGTLNGVVHQTEKDSETRALVLVSMAKALCNQEKFAECKRCLEVSLGILDKRERISPVEVAEAYSEISMQYETMNEFETAILLLKRTLALLEKQPQEQHSEGSVSARIGWLLLLTGKVQKAIPYLESAAERLKDSFGPKHFGVGYIYNNLGAAYLELDRPQSAAQMFAVAKDIMDVSLGPHHADTIEACQNLSKAYGEMGSYVLAIEFQQRAIDAWESHGASAEDELREAHRLLEQLKKKAHGPSANELPMKALPLGKTPAITRDSKLES; from the exons ATGAGAAAACTTTGGCATTCGCTTTCTCTCCTCGCTCGTCGGAGgtcaatttcttccttctccaAATCGTACTCTTGCGATGCACCCTTCAACCGCTGCACCAAAACCCACGAGTTACTCATCCAACCCAACAAGTTTGTCACCACCCCATTTCGAACCATGGGCACCCTCGTTCAGAAAACATCTCCAATCCCCTCTAGGCAGCgcaaaatcatgaaaaattcGCAGCTTGAGGAGACTTTTGAGTCCGCAGAAACCACCGAGGAAATGCTCAAGGCGTTCGGTAACATGGAAGAAGTTTTCGACGAGAGAGAACTTGGTTTGGCTTCTTTGAAAATTGGCCTTAAACTTGAACACGAAGGTGAGGATCCTGAGAAAGCTCTTTCCTTTGCTAACAGAGCTTTGAAAGCTTTGGATAAAGATAATTCCAACCCTTCTCTACCTGTTGCCATGTGTTTGCAGTTGTTGGGGTCTGTTAATTTTAGGTTGAAAAGGTTTAGTGATAGTTTAGGGTACCTTAATAGGGCCAATAGGGTATTGGGTAGGTTGCAGAATGAGGGTCTTGGTGTTGATGATGTTAGGCCCGTGCTGCATGCTGTGCAGCTTGAATTGGCCAATGTTAAGAATGCCATGGGAAGGAGGGAGGAGGCTCTTGAGAATCTTAGGAAGTGTTTGGAGATTAAGGAGATGACTTTTGAAAAGGATAGTGGGGAGTTGGGTAAGGCCAACCGTGACTTGGCTGAGGCTTATGTCGCGGTTTTGAACTTCAAGGAGGCGCTTCCTTACTGTTTGAAGGCGTTGGACATTCATGAGAAGGTGTTGGGGCAGAACTCAGTGGAGGTTGCACATGATAGGAAGCTTCTTGGGATTGTGTATAGCGGGTTGGAGGAGCACGAGAAGGCGCTGGAGCAGAATGTTTTGGCCCAGAGAATTTTGAAGAATTGGAATCTCAATGCAGATTTGTTGCGCGCTGAGATTGATGCTGCAAATATGATGATTGCTCTGGGGAGGTATGATGAGGCCGTTGGTACTTTGAACGGTGTTGTGCATCAGACGGAGAAGGATAGTGAGACTCGAGCACTTGTGCTTGTGTCAATGGCGAAAGCACTGTGTAATCAAGAGAAGTTTGCGGAGTGCAAGAGGTGTTTGGAGGTTTCCCTTGGGATTCTTGACAAAAGAGAACGGATTTCACCTGTGGAAGTAGCTGAGGCATACTCGGAGATATCAATGCAGTATGAAACCATGAATGAGTTTGAAACTGCGATTTTGTTGCTGAAGAGAACACTAGCTTTGCTTGAGAAGCAGCCACAAGAGCAGCACTCGGAGGGGAGTGTTTCTGCAAGAATAGGTTGGTTACTGTTGTTGACAGGTAAGGTGCAGAAGGCTATTCCTTATTTAGAAAGTGCTGCTGAAAGATTGAAAGATAGCTTTGGTCCCAAGCATTTTGGAGTGGGTTATATCTACAACAACTTGGGCGCAGCGTATTTAGAGTTGGATAGACCCCAGTCAGCAGCACAAATGTTTGCAGTAGCAAAGGATATCATGGATGTATCTCTTGGTCCACATCATGCAGATACAATTGAGGCATGCCAAAATCTTTCAAAGGCTTATGGCGAAATGGGAAG TTATGTCCTTGCAATTGAATTTCAACAGCGAGCAATTGATGCTTGGGAAAGCCACGGAGCAAGTGCAGAAGATGAACTTAGAGAAGCTCACCGGCTTCTTGAACAATTGAAGAAAAAGGCCCATGGTCCCTCTGCAAATGAGCTTCCTATGAAGGCTTTGCCGTTAGGGAAAACACCTGCAATAACCAGGGACTCCAAGCTGGAATCATGA